TCTAGGATGGAATCACACTATGGCAgataatgggatttgaattcaatgaaaaacctggaattaaagtCCAATAATGACGAtgaaaccattggcaattgtcagaaaaatattTGGTTCGCCAATCTCCTTTTaggaagaaaactgccacccttacctgctctggccgacgtgcgactccagacccacagcaatatggttgactctaaactatgttatgggcaattaggaatggacactGAAagttggcttagccagtgatgcctacatcctgtgaatgaattttaaaaaaagttactggTTGTTTTGGGGTTGGAGAGAATTTCATTACAATTCTGAATCATTATAATCCTCTGGGGAACTCTGAAGTAAATCACTTGCCACAAAGCACTCAACATCCAACATCCACAGCATTTATCTAACCAGCTTAATTCAATGTCTATTCAGAGGTTAATTGTGGTGATTTGATGATGGTAATACACTAAATGTCAAGGAGAGATGATTATGTTCCATTTTTGGGGACGTAGTCATCAATTGATatctgtgtggtgcaaatatcaTCTGGCACTTACTGGACTACAGTTAGATGTTGTCCCAGTCCTGCAGCATGCAGTCAAGCACTTCTTCATTATCTAAGGAAATGTGAATGGAACTGAACTGTACAGTCCTCAGTAAGCGGATCCACGTCTAATTCTCTGAAGGAAGACAGATCACTGATGAAACTTTTTAACACGGTTAAAGAATGTTGCTGTGAGAAAATCCCACTGTGATGCCCTGTAACTGAATTAATTGGTCTCCAATCTCTATCATCTGTCTCGTTTTTATGTAAGATGTGACATAAGCTGCTGAACTGCTCCTCCCATCCCCTTGACTTTATTTTATTATGAAATACTTTGTGCTACAAATCACTTAGCTAATTCAGCCTTTTTGTCCATGTTGAGGCTCAGGGTGCACTGCAGGCTGAGCCAAGTAGTTCCGAACATGATCAATTTGCAGCAGTAAGTGCTCGCTGAATATATGTTGCTGATTGCTTTGCTGGTGTTTgaagtttggatcagaaattgtcaCGTACGCTACAACTTCAAAACAGTAATCACCAACAGTTGGAACaaaaagattaaaaaataaattcaaacataaacatttacaaaaacaaagctgcaatATTAATTCAAATGTGTTGATGAAAAGGTGCCAGTGTTCAATTGGGATGGGCAAAGCCAGATGTTCCAGGACACAAGgatctagtccaacaggtttaattgaaattacaagctttcagagcacagcccctttGTTATTTCGCCTGAGGATGGAACAGTAATTCAGAAGTCACACTGATGAAAACTCCACTGAGTTTTCAGATAGTGATGGCATAAATCAGGGTTCTGACAAGGAAAAGCTTAAATATGATTTTCAATGTGGCTGAAGTACACAAATTCAGAATCATAGCAGCCACACTGCAACTTAGTTTCAGTATCCTTGAGGGAAGAAGCTGCAAAATCAGAGGAGGAATTCATGCTTATTTTTATTCAATGATTGCATCATCAAAATATATTTGCAGGTGTGTATGTGTACAAGTTGCTGTATTCGGGAGACATCCAGAAGTGGAAACAGGAATCCATGAAGCAACACTGCTGTCCATAGAATGGGAGTCACCTAATTGTGCTCTGTGTTTGgctggggtggcggggggggggggggggggggtggtgtgtgtgcgcgtggtgaGAGAAGGGAGGGAATGATGGTTGGGTGTCTCCCTCAGGCACCTCAACTTTCCCAGTCAGGAAACTGGTCAGCTTTCTCTCCCACTGGGACGGCAATGATCGGTGAGGTAATTAGATTAAGGTCCTACATGGCCATTAATCGATGACTTAATTGATGGAGAGTCAATAAACTCACCCATGGACTTTCTCAGCCAGAGAAATTGCAGAAGTGGTGAGAAGGGGTGAACATCTCTCAAGGTAAACTCACCCAGATATTTCCCCTTCTCACGATCTCCAGAGAGGAGAAAAGCTCACCCATATGTTGAGATATGAAGGTTCCCTGCTCATGTTCACTAATAACTAACAACTTTATGAGTGGCAGTAAGATTCAACTTGTCTGATTAACTGCAGAATGCATCACAGCAACAATGAATGTCCATTGCTTTCTACGCCGGCATACTTTTTGTGGAAGATTTTATTCTTAGGCCTCTAGAAAGTACAGTTTCTATATGGTGCAGTAAAAAGTTTTCCAATCTATTATGTTTTTTGTAGTGCAGGCAGGCATGGTCTACCAGCTACAGCTCTTAGAGTGGTtttacaaaatgaattttaaacagtGAGAATCATTGCTTGGTGTCCAATTTGAAAGAGCATTCTTAGAATCTTAAAAAATGagtaaagtgtgaggttattaCCAATCCACAGCATGAATTTTCTATGCAGGTGGGAAGTTGAAATTCTACAGTAGAGTGACATTACGGTGCTTCAATTATTCTGAGCTGACTGAGTAGAACAGAATTAGTCTTGAATTATGTGACTTTTAGCTGTGGGCTCAATGTTACTAAACCCAGAAAGAATTTATACAAACTTATTATTCATTGGGAAAAAGAAGGATAAGTGCTGTCTTACACTTGTAATATTTAATTAAAAACATTTGCTCGAAATGGTACATGCCCACATATAAATATATAATTCTAACAATACAAAATGATTCTGTTTTGAAATATTGCCTTGTTTTTTTGAACTCTTGATAGGTCAGTTATGGGTCAACAGCAGAAACACTCAGTGACAAGGCAAAGTTTGCATCATTTTTACGGACCGTTCCAAATGTTAATCATCAAACTAATGCCATAACCAAACTTTTGCAACACCTAAACTGGAAACGGGTCGCAGTTATTGCTTCTGATGATGCATATGGACGGGCTGGATTGAACAGTTTTATCTCACATACAGCAAGGCGCAATATATGTGTTGAATTCCATGAATTGATTCCAATTCTTAAGGGTGAATACCAAAATGCTAAAATTAATGCAACAGCTGAAATGATTATTAAGTCAACTGTACGCGTTATACTCGCATTTGTAAGATCATCAGAAATCAACAAACTGTTCACCATATTGATCCAACAGAACATAAGTAAAATCTGGATTGCCAGTAATGTCTGGTCCAATTCTCAGGAGATTGCCAGTATTAATAATATTGAAAAGATTGGAACTATTTTGGGCTTTACATTCAAAGGTGgaaaaattccaaatttcaaGGATTACTTGAAGAAGTTGCATTCTTACCCCTCTGATGCTGACAAGATTATTAAAGACTACATAAACTTTCTAAATAGAAGAGATGAAACAAAACCAGCTTGGAAAAATTCAAACTCACAGAGAAATAAATCTCAAGAATGTTACCAAATTGTTGAAATTTTTTATGAACCTGGCATCTATGGAGTATATTTAGCCGTCAAAGCAATAGCTTATGCTCTTCAGGAAATGTTTAATTGTACCCAAGGGAACTGCAACCAAAATTTTCatttcccaccatggcaggtaaACATATGTCAGGATTCATTCTATATTACATAAGCATCTACAAGCCTTAACAGCAAAACCTCCTGACTGATTCCCATGCCTTCATCATTCTCAGAGTGGTTTCATCCAACTCTTTCTTAAGATGTACTCAGTCCCTTCATTACCTTCAACACTTCCAGAGCTTTACAGTGTCTTTCCCATTCCAAATGGCTCTGACCTCACTTTTACATTGATCCATCACtggtacagaagcttgaacacacccACCAACATGTTCACTAACAGCtactttcctgctgttattagatggCTGAATGTACCTTTCTAACTTTAAATAAACTTGAACTTGTtactgttgatcttgctttgtgcatttcctgtgcagctgtaacctcaTATACCATGCTTTGTCTAAGCACCCTCTGATCTCTatatccttgtttgctatgatctgcctgtacagctcacaaaacaaaacttttcactgtacttaggtacatgtgactacaataaatcaatcagtcctACCCCAGTCATCTTCTCTATGTCAATCGACCATATAAACACTTCAGACTTCTGTCTCTgatctaacctgcacacttttcaCTTCAAATTTATGTTTAATAGGCTACGAGTTGTGTCTCCCTGCACTTTTAAATCTCTTCACAAAACGTTATCTTTGGAGCTAATATTAATTTTCATTACTCTGTAAGAAAcagacaagaaaaaaaatcaatcagctGTCTTTTTTCTGGTATTATTCTTTGTCTCTTTGTTTGCATTCTTGGAAGCCTCACTATTGCTTGTTTTTATTGCCAGCTGATAGAAGTTATAATTCTCTCCTTTCCTTGGCTTTGATCCCTAACTTTGTCTGTTTTCTATTCAGTGTTGCTCACCCTCCCTGAAAGCTCCAATCTAGCTCAGGAGCAGATATCACTGATCTGTGTGAACACTAATGTCAGCATCATATTGGGGAAGCAGTGTGAGAAATATTCTTTAGCAGATTAGAAAAAATAATTACACTccaaaaaaagcaaaattaaagtGCACTTATTTCTCCACTAACCTTAGGATTACTGATCTACTGCTGTATATAAATATTATTTAGATGAGGAAAGACTGAAGAAAACTACAGCACTGAGGGATTTGGTGATCTCAGTATGTGAATCACAATGGATAGTAACCAATTTtggcaggtaatagggaaggcaaatggaatgctggcctttatttcaaagggaatagagcaTAGAAATAGTGAGATCTTACAAAAACTTGTTCAGACTTACGGCTGGAattctgtgaacagttctggACTGATTATCTAAGAAGAGACAGACTGACGTCAAGTTGTTCACCATATTGAATCAACTGAATACAAGTAATATCTGGATTGCCAGTGATGTTTTGTTTAATTCTAGGTAGGTTGTCAGTATGAATGATATTGAAAAGATTGGAACTATTTTGGGCTTTACATTCAAATGTGGAACAATTCTAAACTTTAAAGATTACTTAAAGAAGTTGCAGTTTTACCCCTCTGATGCTAACAAAATTATTAAAAGGCGCATAAACATTGTAAATAAAAGTGATACAAAGAAACCAATTTGGAAAAATTTAAACTCACAGGGTCCGGGAAGGTCCAGAAAAGCTTTACCCGGTTGATCCTGAGTACGGAGAGATTCCTTTATGAAGAGTAGTTGTGTAGTTTTGGCCCTTACTCTTTTGATGTTTAGGACAATGAACAGACACATTCTGGGCCCCTTATCTGAGAAAAGATACACAGCCGTTGGAAGAAGCCCAGACAAGGTTCATTCATTTGATTCTGAGTATGGGAGGGATTTCCTTATGAAGGGAGGTTGTTTAGTTTGGGCCTATACTCTTCGAATGTTTAGGAAAATGGAATAAAACTATCAAAATGTATAAAGTTCTTAGGGAGCCTCACAGaaagttgtttccctttgtgagaCAGTAAGGGAATGGAGGACATGATCCCAGAGTAagaagtcacccatttaagacagaatgaGGAGGGATGTTTTTTCGGGGAGGGTGGTGAGTCTatgtaaatctttactgcagaGTACAGTAAGTAGCTGGGTCACtaagtttattcaaggctgagagaaacagaattttaaTCAGCTAAGGGATTCACTgactatggggaaaagacaggaaagtggagttatggATTATCAGTTCAGCTATATTCTAATTGAATGACAGGCCAGAATTAGTGGGTTGAATGGACTGCTTTTTCTCATATGTCTTACTGTCTAATGGTATTATCTCCTCATCCATGGAAAAGATAAAACCCTTCCAATGTTTTGCAGGGAGCTCATTCATTTCCAGAGTTAGCTGAAGTGGATACATGAACACAAAACACAGTTGCACTTCTTCTTTGGAAGTAATGGCAGTGATAATCCTCTGGCATTTGCAGTTTCATACTGACATGATAAAGCAAGAAAGGGATACAAAACCACACCAAATCAAATAGAAGAAAGAATtcatgatgctggaaatctgaaacaaaaagagaaattgttggagatATGTTTTTGCTTtaatggcccttcttcagaaggttttCAAGTAGgctcattggacctgaaacattaattatgCTTTCTCTATTGATGCTGCCTTagctgctcagtttctccagcaattcctgttcttCTTTCAACCAAATCAAACCCTTGTCAATTATAACCTCTCACCTTAACACACA
Above is a window of Stegostoma tigrinum isolate sSteTig4 chromosome 4, sSteTig4.hap1, whole genome shotgun sequence DNA encoding:
- the LOC125452403 gene encoding G-protein coupled receptor family C group 6 member A-like, coding for MDTEKTVLVRGLNYNFHKDRLPGCAGIATEEQQTHGKSTDHQTGDSPNTEQRRHQDNNNIQKDATMKLLDLFDPSMFLHVQAMIYTIEQINNSTFLPGIKLGYEIYDSCSNVITALQATQRFLSKFNSSDSRIEVHCNYTKYNPTVKAVIGGYYSEISIIVARLLNLYLIPQVSYGSTAETLSDKAKFASFLRTVPNVNHQTNAITKLLQHLNWKRVAVIASDDAYGRAGLNSFISHTARRNICVEFHELIPILKGEYQNAKINATAEMIIKSTVRVILAFVRSSEINKLFTILIQQNISKIWIASNVWSNSQEIASINNIEKIGTILGFTFKGGKIPNFKDYLKKLHSYPSDADKIIKDYINFLNRRDETKPAWKNSNSQRNKSQECYQIVEIFYEPGIYGVYLAVKAIAYALQEMFNCTQGNCNQNFHFPPWQLLNELKNVRFKTDGEQFEFDSSGDFSNGYDIIKWKMENGSTQFINVGNYDVKKQMIAFCRNLAKDQ